The Chryseolinea soli nucleotide sequence TGCGTTAGATCAACATCGAGGGAAAACCATTTTCATCAACTTTTGGGCAACCTGGTGTGGGCCTTGCATCAAAGAGATGCCCTCCATCGAAAGAGCAAAAAATATTCTGAAAGACCGGAACATTGAATTTATGGTGGCCTCCAATGAGTCGGTCGAACAAATTCAGGGCTTTGCTACAAAACGAAATCTAGACATTCACTATGTGCAGTTGCAAAACCTGGAAGAACTCAATATTCCGGCATTGCCCACCACCTACATCATTGATCCTGCGGGCGAACTGGTCTTTTCAGAGACAGGCTATCGCGAATGGGACGAGGCAGCCAACATCGAACTACTCACTAAAATCATCGACAGCCATGAATAGATACCCGTTTCTCGCCTTGTCGTTGTTGCTGGTTGCCGGCTGTAGTGTTCAGAAAACAAATGAAACCGCGACGGTCATCGCCATGGATTCGCCGGCGAAGGAAGGCAGCGGCGAGCCTTACCTGTTTACCGATGAGAAAGGAAAAGTCTACTTGTCGTGGTTGGAAAAAATGGAGGGTCACCAGGCGTTTAAATATTCCAGCCTGGCCGTGGGGAAATGGTCTGAACCGATCCTGATCGATTCGGGAAAGAATTGGTTTGTGAACTGGGCGGACTATCCCATGATCGCATCGTCAGGGAAAGATCTGCTGGCACATTACCTGGAGAAAAATGGAGAAGGAACCTATTCTTATAATGTGAAGGTGACCTCTTCTCCGGACCATGGCAAAACATGGAAAGCTCCCATAACGCTGCACGACGACGGGAAGGAAGCCGAACATGGCTTTGTGTCCATGCTTCCTTATCAGGAGCATTTTTTCTTTGCCTGGTTGGACGGTAGAAATACGGTGGCCGAGGGAATGGAAAATCATGATGGACACCAGGGCCCGATGAGTTTGCGCGCGGCGATTGTCGATAAAGAGGGGAATAAAATAAAGGAATGGGAATTGGATGATCGTACCTGTGATTGTTGCCAAACCAGTGCAGCCCTGACCGAGAGTGGGCCCGTAGTCGTGTATCGGGATCGTTCGGAAGGTGAAATTCGCGATATGTCCATTGTGCGCTTCGTGAACAACGCCTGGACAAAGCCGGAAGAGATTCATCATGACAACTGGAAAATCGCGGGATGCCCCGTGAATGGACCACGCGTGGTGGCCAACGGAAATTTTCTCGCCATTGCCTGGTATACGGTGTCTGAAGGCAGATCGAAAGTAAGCGTGATTTTTTCACAGGATGGAGGAAAGTCTTTTGGTCATCCTGTTCAGGTGGACGAGGGCAGGGCCATTGGCAGGGTGGATATCGTTATGCTGGAAGATGAATCGATCATGGTCAGTTGGATGGAGGGCACTACGATCAAGGCAGCAAAGGTACATGCCGATGGAACAAAGGATTCATCGCTGACCATTGCGTCGTCATCGGAGGCCAGGTCGAGCGGTTTCCCCCAGATGACAAAGTCGGGCAACGAACTGTTTTTTGCCTGGACAGATGACAAGGACAACGTAGTGAAGGTCGCCAAGCTAACGTTGTAGCAAACGCGTCGGTTATCAAGTTTTTACTGGATTCCTGCCGGTGTTTACCAAACGGCAATGATCCTTGAAAATCCGCCTGTAGCTTTTCCCACTTTTGGTGCGGCCACGATCACGGTCGCACCTGTTTTTGGGATTTTATCCAGGTTGGCCACGCATTCTACGCCCCATTTTCCAGCTTCAAAAAGGGTTTTGTGTCCGGTATAATTTTCATCGATCCCCGGGTCAAAGGACAATACATCAACACCAATGCCGGCAATATTTCTTTCTTCAACTAAGAATTTTATGGCGTCATTCGAAAACCCCGGATAGTGTTTTACCTGTTGACTATCCAATCCAACAAACAAGGAGTCTCTTAAATGTTTCTCCCAACCGGAATACATCATCACACAGGCGTGGTCGGGTATTTTTCCAAACGCTTTTTCAAAGGTCATGATATCCTCAACGGTTAACACGGCATCGCTGTTTTTTGATGCTTTCTCTTCAATGTCGATAACCACGACGGGAACAATGAGGTCTTTTAATTCCAATTGATCCAGCGATTTTTGATTCGCGATGAAATGATTGGGGGCGTCGGTATGCGTGCCTAAATGTTCGTGTATTTTCCAGGAGTTTGCTTCGACGCCATTGTCCTTTAAAGTTGCCATAGGAATTAGCGCAAAGGGGTAGGTCAATTTTTTTACAGGGATGAAAGGAAAATCCGACGTAAGGGTATGAGTTAAATCAACAATGTTGTCGATGCGGATAGTGGTACCTACATCTTTGGGTTGTTCGCGGGTGCAACCGGCTAAAAAGATGATCACAAAAAAGGTTATCCCGGATAGTATTGCTTTCATTTTCATTTTGAGTTAGAAGGTCCTGACTTTTCTCTCAAACGCATTTGAGCATAGGTTGGTTGAGTCAATATGAATTCGTCAAGCTTTTGGTAAAGATATGAGAGTTTGTACGGGGTAGCGGACAAGGATCACCCGGACATGCAGGGTCAGCGTTGGAACATAAGTATAAGCGCCATTTTCCCGAAATGAACGAGAGCCGGTCAACAAACTAACATTTGGCGATATATCTGGTCGCCGATCAGTTTCTTCTGGCCGGTTTAACCGCGCTGGTTTTTCCAGGGGACTTCCCGGAACGTTTACTTTTCATGCGAGCGGCCGGAACCTTCTCGGTGGCGCGATCACCCAAAGGGCTCCTTGAATCCCCATTCCCCTCACGGATTAAATAGTCGTTGATGCTCACAAATTCAAGTGTGGGGACTTTGCCCATCATGAGCGATAGTTCGATCAATTTCTTTAGCGTGAAATTGAAATTGCCTTTTAACACCTGGTTCACGTAAGAGCTGCTTACCCCCAAATGATCGGCAATTTCTTTTTGCGTGAGGCTGTGATCGTCCATGTATTGCTGCAATTGGCGATACACTTCAGCCTGATATTTCGACAACAAGTAGTCGGGATGTTTGAAAAGCTTGTGTTTTGAGATCATTTTAACCCCCTTTAAAGCGTTGATATTCTTTTATTATTTTCTTGAACCGGTCAATGTCCTGGGCTTGATTCTTCTTTGTACCTCCGATAACAACGATTTGGCCGGTTCCTTTTTCATGAAAGAAATATGTTCTTAAATGTTTTGATTTTGCCTCGTACCCCTGGATTTTGCTCTTGCCAAGTCGAAGCTTTTTACATTTGGGATGGACTTTGCAATTGGCAACGTCTTCAATAATTTGATAGATAGCGGTTAGCTCCCCTTCCAAATTTGAGTCTTCATAT carries:
- a CDS encoding TlpA family protein disulfide reductase, which gives rise to MEHLVMKYTATPFKRHDARLVTTLACAMLLWSMPGCGSKTSEQAAAPEVKESITTKIKINELNNEAIALDQHRGKTIFINFWATWCGPCIKEMPSIERAKNILKDRNIEFMVASNESVEQIQGFATKRNLDIHYVQLQNLEELNIPALPTTYIIDPAGELVFSETGYREWDEAANIELLTKIIDSHE
- a CDS encoding sialidase family protein, translating into MNRYPFLALSLLLVAGCSVQKTNETATVIAMDSPAKEGSGEPYLFTDEKGKVYLSWLEKMEGHQAFKYSSLAVGKWSEPILIDSGKNWFVNWADYPMIASSGKDLLAHYLEKNGEGTYSYNVKVTSSPDHGKTWKAPITLHDDGKEAEHGFVSMLPYQEHFFFAWLDGRNTVAEGMENHDGHQGPMSLRAAIVDKEGNKIKEWELDDRTCDCCQTSAALTESGPVVVYRDRSEGEIRDMSIVRFVNNAWTKPEEIHHDNWKIAGCPVNGPRVVANGNFLAIAWYTVSEGRSKVSVIFSQDGGKSFGHPVQVDEGRAIGRVDIVMLEDESIMVSWMEGTTIKAAKVHADGTKDSSLTIASSSEARSSGFPQMTKSGNELFFAWTDDKDNVVKVAKLTL
- a CDS encoding cyclase family protein, whose translation is MKAILSGITFFVIIFLAGCTREQPKDVGTTIRIDNIVDLTHTLTSDFPFIPVKKLTYPFALIPMATLKDNGVEANSWKIHEHLGTHTDAPNHFIANQKSLDQLELKDLIVPVVVIDIEEKASKNSDAVLTVEDIMTFEKAFGKIPDHACVMMYSGWEKHLRDSLFVGLDSQQVKHYPGFSNDAIKFLVEERNIAGIGVDVLSFDPGIDENYTGHKTLFEAGKWGVECVANLDKIPKTGATVIVAAPKVGKATGGFSRIIAVW
- a CDS encoding helix-turn-helix domain-containing protein, whose translation is MISKHKLFKHPDYLLSKYQAEVYRQLQQYMDDHSLTQKEIADHLGVSSSYVNQVLKGNFNFTLKKLIELSLMMGKVPTLEFVSINDYLIREGNGDSRSPLGDRATEKVPAARMKSKRSGKSPGKTSAVKPARRN